The DNA region GGAGACCAAAGTGAAAACATATCTCATAGCTTCAGTAATTGTCCTGATGACTTTTATTCTGACTATCAATGCTAAAGCCGACGAAATGAAAACCTCACCGCTGGATGGCATAAAGCTCAAATCACTGGCTTATATTGATTACTCCAACGGCAAAACAGGACTTGTAAACGATGCCGACACCGGTTACAATCAATTTTCTTTAACCCGGGGTTATTTTACACTCGAGAAAGAATTACAGCCATGGATGGGAATGCGTCTGACCATGGATTTGACGCAGGATGATGACGGGGATTACAAAGTCCGACAGAAATATTTTTACGCCGCGTTGAAACCCAAAGATTTGGGATTTTTGACCGGTATGAGTTCCGAGATCGGATTGGGTCATATTCCTTGGCTTGATTTCGAAGAACATATCAATCCCTATCGTTGCCAGGGAACCATGGCCATCGAGCGGGCCGGAGTTTTAAATTCGGCTGATGTTGGAATCAGTCTTATGGGTTCATTCGGTGGTAAACTGACCGACGCTAAATCAAAAACGGGAAACGACCATTATGACGGCTTGTATGGAAGCTGGCATATCGGTATTTATAATGGCAGTGGTTATCATGCCAAGGAAGTCAACGAAAACAAGGTTCCCGAAGCCAGGGTTACATTGAGACCATTGCCGGAAGTCCTGCCCGGATTGCAATTAAGTTATTTCGGGGTTTTCGGAAAAGGCAACACTCTGGAAGCGCCGGATTATATCGTCAATATGGGCATGATCAGTCTTGAGCATCCCATGGTTATCCTGACCGGTCAATTCATGATGACTGAGGGTAACGCCAAAGGCACCTGGATTGACGAATCCGGCAAGGCTTTAAAAACTCAGGGATTTTCCGCTTTCGGTCAATTCAGAATTCCCGATTCCCGGCTGGCCGTATTCGGCCGGGTCGATTATTTTGATACCGACGCCGATAATGTCATTGTCTCCGATAAGTCCGCCTACACCACTTTCATTGGCGGGCTTTCTTATAGCCTGTACAAGAGTAATATGATTCTGGTAACCTTCGAAACCACTGACTACGACGAAAACGTCGCCGGCAAAGGAAAGATTCCTGCGGCCGGAACCATGCTCGGCAAAGACCAGAAAGTTCAGATGGTTTATCAGATCAGCTTTTAGTGAAATATGATATAATAAAGAAATGAATATAACGAGGAGGTTCTTATGAAAAAGTCATTTATCCTGATAGCCGCGGTTGTTCTATTGACCGTTGCCGGAAGTATCCTGGCCGCCGCGACCATAACCATCAAGGGTTCCGATACCCTTGTCCGCTTGGGCCAACGCTGGGCCGAAGAATACATGAAGATTAACAAAGGAGTTGTTATTCAGGTCTCCGGTGGCGGATCGGGAACCGGTATTGCCGCTCTTCTAAACGGAAGTACCGATATCTGTGAAGCTTCACGTGATATGAAAGAAAAAGAATACAGCAAAGCCGAGGAACTTGGAATTCATCCCTTCCGGGTCTCAGTGGCCCTTGATGGCATCGCGGTTTTCCTGAATGAAAGCAATCTCATCGGCGAACTCAGTCTGGCCCAGCTTAAGGGCATCTATACCGGGGCTATCACCAACTGGAAGGAAGTCGGCGGTAAAGATGCACAAATCATTCTTTATGGCCGGGAAAATAATTCAGGGACATATGTTTTCTTTAAGGAACATGTTCTCAATGACGAGGATTATTCGGATTACACCCAGACCCTGCCCGGAACGGCGGCGGTCGTCAACGCCGTCTCCAAGGATATCAACGGCATCGGTTATGGTGGCATTGCCTGGGCCAAAGGCGTCAAATATGCCAGTGTCAAGGTCAATGACACCAGCGCCGCAATCCTGCCATCGGTAGAAACGGTTTCTTCGGGAACCTATCCCATTTCACGCGACCTCTATTGGTTTTTCAACGGAAAACCGACCGGCGAATTGAAAAAACTGATCAACTGGGCTCTTTCACCCGAGGGACAGAAAATTGCTGAGGAGATGGATTATGTCCCTCTTCCCAAAGAGCAGGCCCAAAAAATGATGGTTGACTAATATAAAGTTTCCCTCTTCCTTTAACCCTGCGGGGACGAGGCCGTCGCCGCAGGGTTTGTGGGTGACTATGGAAGAACTGCGATTTAAACCGAAATCGAAAATCACCGAATTCCTCGGTTCAAAGCTGATCGCCGTCAGTGCCTTCACTGCCCTGATCGGCATTTTGCTTATTTTTATCTTCATTTTCAAAGAGGCCGTTCCGATTTTCACCAATCCCGAAATCAGGGAAGAGGCCTCGGTCGATAAAATGGTTTTCAAGCAGAAATTTTATGAGGGCAGGGAGGCCAAATGGTCCTGGCAGCCCAATTCTAAAATCCCCAAATTTTCTTTATTGCCTCTTTTTATCGGTACCATAAAGGCGGCTATTATCGCTATGTTGTTTGCGGTTCCCCTGGCCGTCGGGGCCGCCATTTATACCTCGGAATTCGCCTCCAAACGGATGAGGGAGTTAATCAAACCGGTCATCGAAACCCTGGCCGCCATACCTTCGGTCGTCCTGGGTTTTTTCGCCCTCATGGTCTTGGCCACCTTTTTACAGAAAACCCTCGGTCTGACCTTCCGGTTGAACGCCCTCAATGCCGGGATTGCCCTTGGGCTGGCGGTCATCCCCATTATTTTTACCGTAGCCGAGGATGCCATGACATCCGTTCCACGCTCTCTGCGTGAGGCCGCCATCGCTCTCGGCGCCAATCCCTGGCAGGTTTCATTAACAATGGTGTTTCCGGCCGCTCTGCCGGGAATCGCCGCTGGCGTCGTCCTTGGT from Candidatus Zixiibacteriota bacterium includes:
- a CDS encoding phosphate ABC transporter substrate-binding protein — its product is MKKSFILIAAVVLLTVAGSILAAATITIKGSDTLVRLGQRWAEEYMKINKGVVIQVSGGGSGTGIAALLNGSTDICEASRDMKEKEYSKAEELGIHPFRVSVALDGIAVFLNESNLIGELSLAQLKGIYTGAITNWKEVGGKDAQIILYGRENNSGTYVFFKEHVLNDEDYSDYTQTLPGTAAVVNAVSKDINGIGYGGIAWAKGVKYASVKVNDTSAAILPSVETVSSGTYPISRDLYWFFNGKPTGELKKLINWALSPEGQKIAEEMDYVPLPKEQAQKMMVD
- the pstC gene encoding phosphate ABC transporter permease subunit PstC, which produces MEELRFKPKSKITEFLGSKLIAVSAFTALIGILLIFIFIFKEAVPIFTNPEIREEASVDKMVFKQKFYEGREAKWSWQPNSKIPKFSLLPLFIGTIKAAIIAMLFAVPLAVGAAIYTSEFASKRMRELIKPVIETLAAIPSVVLGFFALMVLATFLQKTLGLTFRLNALNAGIALGLAVIPIIFTVAEDAMTSVPRSLREAAIALGANPWQVSLTMVFPAALPGIAAGVVLGFGRAIGETMIVLMASGNAAILSASLTDSVRTFSATIAAELAEVVFGSAHYSVLFFIGTMLFIFTFLINLGGDFILIKLKDRLQGRMK